A single genomic interval of Bradyrhizobium japonicum USDA 6 harbors:
- a CDS encoding shikimate dehydrogenase, producing MSKRGYAASKKLLTGLIGAPIAHSASPAMHERAAEALGLRGHYQLIEVAGADAAGLRMMLEGVRRLGFAGVNVTYPYKEAVVPLLDELAPGAAAMGAVNTVVARDGRLIGHNTDTTGFARAVAPLLAPSGNAVAVIGTGGVGKAIAFALASLKVSGLRIFDSETARAEKLASLLARHGGATVAKSVEDALDGATGLVNGTPVGMLPNRGMPVPATLLHEKMWVADAVYSPLITPLLAAAQAKGARIMTGRELAIYQAADAFELFTGLAPSTEVMGEAFDEVMAARSAAYHAA from the coding sequence ATGTCCAAGCGCGGATACGCCGCCAGCAAGAAGCTTCTCACCGGCCTGATCGGGGCGCCGATCGCGCATTCCGCCTCCCCTGCCATGCACGAGCGGGCGGCCGAGGCGCTTGGCCTGCGCGGTCACTACCAGCTCATCGAGGTCGCCGGCGCCGATGCGGCCGGGCTCCGCATGATGCTCGAGGGCGTGCGGCGGCTCGGCTTTGCAGGCGTCAACGTGACTTACCCTTACAAGGAAGCGGTGGTCCCGCTGCTCGACGAATTGGCGCCGGGCGCGGCCGCCATGGGCGCGGTCAACACCGTTGTCGCCAGGGACGGCCGGCTGATCGGCCACAACACCGACACGACCGGGTTTGCGCGCGCGGTCGCGCCGCTGCTGGCGCCGTCCGGAAATGCAGTCGCCGTGATCGGAACGGGCGGTGTCGGCAAGGCGATCGCCTTTGCGCTGGCGAGCCTGAAGGTCTCCGGCCTCCGCATCTTCGACAGCGAGACGGCGCGCGCCGAAAAGCTCGCTTCATTGCTTGCCAGGCACGGCGGCGCCACGGTGGCGAAAAGCGTCGAGGACGCGCTCGATGGCGCAACCGGCCTCGTCAACGGCACGCCGGTCGGCATGCTGCCGAACCGGGGCATGCCGGTGCCGGCGACCTTGCTGCACGAGAAAATGTGGGTCGCGGACGCCGTCTATTCGCCGCTGATCACGCCGCTGCTGGCGGCGGCACAGGCCAAGGGCGCACGGATCATGACCGGGCGGGAGCTCGCGATCTACCAGGCCGCCGACGCCTTCGAACTGTTCACGGGCCTTGCCCCATCGACCGAGGTCATGGGAGAGGCATTCGACGAGGTGATGGCGGCACGAAGCGCTGCCTACCACGCCGCGTAA
- a CDS encoding LysR family transcriptional regulator — MMTLRQVEVIRAVMVTGTIGGAAKLLNVSAPGISRLVKYTERTLGIRFFQRQNGRYFPTPEAENIFEQINGVYKKVDDLSELISKIGRGGLSELRIGSVPSISQVMVPRAIERVRRRYPDLGIDINILKLEEAIDYLLLGRGECVAMSYRLEHSGLDFMPLASGELYCIVPPGHELAGRKQVSAAEITRYPLIGIDPNDPYGRIMAGIFARHRLDYNITIRARFGTTVCALVKAGLGIAIIDQFTVAHGGYPGIELLKITEPTRFETYIAVKRGAPLSLHVEYFIESLRAEMRTVEPSRSEGKAAPARGRKK; from the coding sequence ATGATGACGCTGCGCCAGGTTGAAGTGATCCGTGCCGTGATGGTGACGGGTACCATCGGCGGCGCGGCGAAGCTGCTCAACGTGTCGGCGCCGGGGATCAGCCGGCTGGTCAAATACACCGAGCGCACGCTCGGCATCCGCTTCTTCCAGCGCCAGAACGGACGCTACTTCCCGACGCCGGAAGCCGAGAACATCTTTGAGCAGATCAACGGCGTCTACAAGAAGGTCGACGACCTCTCCGAGCTCATCTCCAAAATCGGCCGCGGCGGTTTGTCGGAATTGCGCATCGGTTCGGTGCCGAGCATCTCCCAGGTGATGGTGCCGCGTGCGATCGAGCGCGTCCGGCGCCGCTATCCCGATCTCGGCATCGACATCAACATCCTCAAGCTCGAGGAGGCCATCGACTACCTCCTGCTCGGCCGCGGCGAGTGCGTGGCGATGAGCTATCGGCTCGAGCATTCCGGGCTCGACTTCATGCCGCTCGCTTCGGGTGAGCTCTATTGCATCGTGCCGCCGGGTCACGAGCTTGCCGGCCGCAAGCAGGTCTCGGCGGCCGAGATCACCCGCTATCCGCTGATCGGCATCGATCCCAACGATCCCTACGGCCGGATCATGGCCGGGATCTTTGCGCGCCACCGGCTCGACTACAACATCACGATCCGCGCGCGCTTCGGCACCACGGTGTGTGCGCTGGTGAAGGCAGGGCTCGGCATCGCCATCATCGACCAGTTCACGGTGGCCCATGGCGGCTATCCGGGAATCGAGCTGTTGAAGATCACCGAGCCGACGCGGTTCGAGACCTATATCGCGGTGAAGCGCGGCGCGCCGCTGTCGCTCCATGTCGAGTATTTCATCGAGTCACTGCGCGCCGAGATGCGCACGGTGGAGCCGTCCCGCAGCGAGGGCAAGGCCGCCCCGGCACGCGGGCGGAAGAAATAA
- a CDS encoding branched-chain amino acid ABC transporter permease, with product MLLVVEQFLNGLQFGLLLFLLAAGLTLVFGIMDLVNLAHGSLYMMGAYFAATFAAWTGSFLLGALMALGATLVLGIVLEMTALRHLYGRDHLDHVLATFGLILFFNEAVRLIWGPAGLALPLPAWLTVPVPILPGIHYPAYRLAIIVVALLVALLLYLGVMRTRIGMLIRAGASNREMIGALGINIKLLYTLVFGLGAALAGLAGLMQAPILTVQIGMGENILILAFVIIVIGGIGSIRGAFLAAIFVGMIDTLGRAFLPNLLRQVLSGAAASTAAPALSSMLIYLLMAIVLVVRPEGLFPASRR from the coding sequence ATGCTGCTCGTCGTCGAACAATTCTTGAACGGATTGCAGTTCGGTCTGCTTCTGTTCCTGCTCGCCGCCGGCCTGACGCTGGTGTTCGGGATCATGGATCTCGTCAACCTCGCGCACGGCTCGCTCTACATGATGGGCGCCTATTTCGCCGCGACTTTTGCGGCCTGGACCGGCAGCTTCCTGCTTGGTGCGCTGATGGCGCTCGGCGCGACTTTGGTGCTCGGCATCGTGCTGGAGATGACGGCGCTGCGGCATCTCTACGGCCGCGACCATCTCGACCACGTGCTCGCGACCTTCGGCCTGATCCTGTTCTTCAATGAAGCCGTGCGGCTGATCTGGGGGCCGGCCGGGCTTGCGCTGCCGCTGCCGGCCTGGCTCACGGTGCCGGTGCCGATCCTGCCCGGCATCCACTATCCCGCTTATCGTCTCGCCATCATCGTGGTGGCGCTGCTGGTCGCGCTGCTGCTCTATCTCGGCGTGATGCGCACCCGCATCGGCATGCTGATCCGGGCCGGCGCCTCCAACCGCGAGATGATCGGCGCGCTCGGCATCAACATCAAGCTGCTCTACACGCTGGTGTTCGGCCTGGGCGCGGCGCTCGCCGGCCTCGCCGGCCTGATGCAGGCGCCGATCCTCACCGTGCAGATCGGCATGGGCGAGAACATCCTGATCCTCGCCTTCGTCATCATCGTGATCGGCGGCATCGGCTCGATCCGCGGCGCGTTCCTCGCCGCGATTTTCGTAGGCATGATCGACACGCTCGGCCGCGCCTTCCTGCCCAACCTGTTGCGGCAGGTGCTGAGCGGCGCCGCCGCCTCCACCGCCGCGCCCGCGCTGTCGTCCATGCTGATCTATCTGCTGATGGCGATCGTGCTGGTGGTGCGGCCGGAGGGGCTGTTTCCGGCCAGCCGTCGATGA
- a CDS encoding TonB-dependent siderophore receptor, whose translation MTRNDGRTLGWERMARTGLRAAGLGIVLHAAPSVAQTSGTNSTPTAATLPPVTVEAPIQARPRTQPAQRASQSSRGRVATQRNARPAPAGNPGVREAGAGRANASSESSYVADSSSAGTKTNTPLLETPQSISVVTRKELNDRAVQSLTEAVGYEPGVRIDASGFDPRFDAIAIRGFDITYNGVYLDGLRLVGAGLSVFKTEPYGVDSITVVRGPSSALYGLGSPGGLIDLSSKLPTSQPFHEVQTVFGDRDRIQGNFDLSGPVDANGQFSYRLAGVVRDADVFVPGGKDNRTYIAPAVTWKPDQSTTLTILGSYQKSKTPGSMFTYSTGTGTTTDIFTGSPSYNSLDQEQGRVGYLFEHAFNNDVTVRQKFRYVDVDAVTRYVGFLGAPVGNVVSRYTGYVHDTLQSAIMDNQVEARLSTGPVQHTLLVGTDYTSSKFNDKQGFGFGVSDLNLATPVYAPESIPDPAISSSTAQRQTQSGVYVQDQARLDHWILTLSGRSDWVSTTGEDLFALTRQTQSDQAYSGRAGLTYVFDSGVAPYVAYSTSFFPNLGVDPSGAFFKPTTGKQTEVGVKYQPQGTRSFITAAVFDLTQDGGLVTTGTGVTVQRGEIQSRGFELQALASLGGGFDITSSYTYLDMVTKQAADDSLIGKFPSGNPPHTATLWANYALPLAGPFAGLSVGGGARYMSWSYGDDANTFKNSSVTLIDAALKYDFGQAAKELRGLQFQVNAKNLFNLHYTTCQVGYCYRGAPLTVIATLGYRW comes from the coding sequence ATGACGCGCAACGACGGGCGGACGCTCGGCTGGGAACGGATGGCGAGAACCGGTCTGAGAGCGGCCGGCCTGGGAATAGTCCTGCATGCAGCGCCGTCGGTCGCACAGACCTCCGGGACCAATTCGACGCCGACGGCGGCGACATTGCCTCCCGTCACGGTGGAGGCACCGATCCAGGCGCGTCCGCGTACCCAGCCCGCTCAGCGAGCTTCGCAGTCGTCGCGCGGCCGCGTCGCGACGCAACGCAATGCCAGGCCCGCGCCAGCCGGAAATCCGGGTGTGCGCGAGGCCGGTGCCGGTCGCGCCAACGCGTCGAGCGAGAGCAGCTATGTTGCAGACAGCAGCTCGGCGGGTACCAAGACCAACACGCCCTTGCTCGAGACGCCGCAGTCGATCTCGGTCGTCACGCGCAAGGAACTCAATGATCGTGCCGTCCAATCGCTGACAGAGGCGGTTGGCTATGAACCCGGCGTCCGCATCGATGCGTCCGGCTTCGATCCGCGGTTCGACGCCATCGCGATCCGCGGCTTCGACATCACCTATAACGGCGTTTATCTTGACGGCCTACGGCTCGTCGGAGCCGGTCTCAGCGTGTTCAAGACCGAGCCTTATGGGGTCGACAGCATCACCGTGGTCCGTGGACCGAGTTCGGCCCTCTATGGCCTCGGCTCCCCCGGCGGACTGATCGACCTGTCGAGCAAGCTGCCGACCAGCCAGCCGTTTCACGAGGTGCAAACGGTGTTCGGCGACCGCGATCGCATTCAGGGCAATTTCGACCTGTCGGGCCCGGTCGATGCCAACGGTCAATTTTCGTATCGGCTGGCCGGCGTGGTGCGCGACGCGGACGTGTTCGTGCCGGGCGGCAAGGACAATCGGACCTACATCGCTCCCGCCGTGACCTGGAAGCCGGATCAATCGACCACCCTCACGATTCTCGGGTCCTATCAGAAGTCGAAGACGCCCGGATCGATGTTCACCTATTCCACGGGCACCGGCACCACCACGGACATCTTTACGGGCAGTCCGTCCTACAATTCGCTCGATCAGGAGCAGGGACGTGTGGGCTACCTGTTCGAGCATGCGTTCAACAACGACGTGACCGTCCGCCAGAAATTCCGCTACGTCGATGTCGATGCGGTCACCCGTTATGTCGGCTTTCTCGGCGCTCCCGTGGGCAATGTCGTCTCGCGCTACACCGGCTACGTCCACGACACGCTGCAATCGGCCATCATGGACAACCAGGTCGAGGCCAGGCTATCGACCGGACCCGTGCAGCACACACTCCTGGTCGGCACCGACTACACCTCGTCGAAGTTCAACGACAAGCAGGGATTCGGCTTCGGCGTCTCCGATCTCAACCTGGCGACGCCGGTCTACGCGCCGGAATCCATTCCCGATCCCGCGATCTCATCCTCGACGGCCCAGCGGCAAACCCAGTCCGGGGTGTATGTTCAGGACCAGGCCAGGCTCGATCACTGGATCCTGACATTGAGCGGCCGCAGCGACTGGGTCAGCACCACGGGTGAGGATCTGTTCGCGCTGACCCGGCAGACGCAGTCCGATCAGGCCTATAGCGGGCGAGCCGGGTTGACCTATGTGTTCGATTCCGGCGTTGCGCCTTACGTCGCCTATTCGACCTCGTTCTTTCCCAATCTCGGCGTCGATCCGTCGGGCGCGTTCTTCAAGCCGACCACCGGCAAGCAGACTGAAGTCGGTGTGAAGTACCAGCCGCAGGGCACGAGGAGCTTCATTACCGCGGCGGTGTTCGATTTGACCCAGGACGGCGGCCTGGTCACGACGGGGACGGGCGTGACGGTCCAGCGTGGCGAGATTCAAAGCCGCGGCTTCGAGTTGCAGGCGCTTGCCAGCCTAGGTGGCGGTTTCGACATCACCTCGTCGTACACCTATCTCGACATGGTGACCAAGCAGGCCGCTGACGACTCGCTGATCGGCAAGTTTCCCTCGGGCAATCCTCCGCACACGGCGACGCTGTGGGCGAACTATGCCCTGCCGCTGGCCGGACCGTTCGCGGGATTGAGCGTCGGTGGCGGCGCGCGTTACATGTCCTGGAGCTACGGCGATGATGCGAACACGTTCAAGAACAGCTCGGTAACCCTGATCGACGCGGCGCTGAAATATGATTTTGGCCAGGCGGCGAAGGAGCTGAGGGGCCTTCAGTTCCAGGTCAATGCCAAGAACCTGTTCAATCTGCACTACACCACGTGCCAGGTCGGTTATTGCTACCGCGGCGCGCCGCTGACCGTCATCGCAACGCTAGGCTATCGCTGGTGA
- a CDS encoding ABC transporter ATP-binding protein: MAEPLLRVEKLVRRFGGIVATDNVSLDVAAGELHAIIGPNGAGKTTLISQLTGHLEPHSGSVSLAGRDITYLPAYRRCALGLARSFQITSLLLDFTAADNVALAAQAHAGHSFRFFANARKEKGLRDSAHAALDRVGLLHRADVVVSRLSHGERRELELAVALASKPKLLLLDEPMAGLGVTESQRMVRLLQELRKEVSIVLVEHDMPAVFALADRISVLVYGRVIASGDPAAIRANEDVKRAYLGDQHVVTHHV; encoded by the coding sequence GTGGCTGAACCGCTGCTCCGCGTCGAAAAGCTGGTGCGCCGCTTCGGCGGCATCGTTGCGACGGACAACGTCTCGCTCGACGTCGCGGCCGGCGAGCTGCACGCCATCATCGGCCCGAACGGTGCCGGCAAGACCACGCTGATCAGCCAGCTCACCGGGCACCTCGAACCGCATTCCGGCAGCGTCTCGCTGGCGGGGCGCGACATCACCTATCTGCCGGCCTATCGCCGCTGCGCGCTGGGGCTCGCCCGTTCGTTCCAGATCACCTCGCTGCTGCTCGACTTCACTGCCGCCGACAATGTCGCGCTGGCGGCGCAGGCGCATGCAGGCCACTCGTTCCGCTTCTTCGCCAACGCGCGCAAGGAAAAGGGCTTGCGCGATTCCGCGCATGCCGCCCTCGACCGCGTCGGCCTGTTGCACCGCGCCGACGTCGTGGTGTCCAGGCTCAGCCATGGCGAGCGGCGCGAGCTCGAGCTTGCGGTTGCGCTCGCCAGCAAGCCGAAATTGCTGTTGCTCGACGAGCCGATGGCGGGCCTCGGCGTCACTGAGTCCCAGCGCATGGTGAGACTGCTCCAGGAGCTGCGCAAGGAGGTCTCGATCGTGCTGGTCGAGCACGATATGCCGGCGGTGTTCGCGCTCGCCGACCGCATCTCGGTGCTGGTCTATGGCCGCGTCATCGCTTCGGGCGATCCGGCCGCGATCCGCGCCAACGAGGACGTCAAACGCGCCTATCTCGGCGACCAGCACGTGGTGACGCACCATGTCTGA
- a CDS encoding helix-turn-helix transcriptional regulator: MQDFYNQIAGRPDDDIIGSAQRGAATAPQWLDFPGCVFIRGEFRADPDRPAIVAPGLFISVALDEGAGRGILTRATGERQMTAIAVRESLSVGGSVRCGERPAIGLALPQASIDGLGLGDEVRALFKTDALGTAIVRLPASPRVHALAAEMFSPPVAGNATQLLLSAHAAEIVVHALSGERGIALDPAADLQRVRLQSVKARMDADLAYPWSIDELARNAGLSRRSFNQKFQMAYGESAIDYLRARRLDAARDLLIHQRLSVTEAAFRVGYAHPANFATAFRRHFGYSPSRCQ; the protein is encoded by the coding sequence ATGCAGGACTTTTACAATCAAATTGCCGGACGGCCTGACGACGACATCATCGGCTCCGCACAGCGAGGCGCTGCGACAGCGCCTCAATGGCTGGATTTCCCGGGCTGTGTGTTCATCAGAGGTGAGTTTCGCGCCGATCCCGATCGGCCCGCGATCGTAGCGCCGGGCTTGTTCATCTCCGTCGCACTCGATGAAGGCGCAGGCCGCGGCATTCTGACGCGCGCAACCGGCGAAAGGCAGATGACGGCGATTGCCGTGCGCGAATCCCTTTCCGTGGGAGGCTCGGTTCGCTGCGGCGAACGTCCTGCGATCGGCCTGGCGCTTCCCCAAGCCTCGATCGACGGGCTTGGACTCGGCGACGAGGTTCGGGCGCTGTTCAAGACCGACGCGTTGGGCACGGCCATCGTCCGTCTCCCGGCGTCTCCGCGTGTGCACGCCCTCGCGGCAGAAATGTTCTCGCCACCGGTGGCCGGAAACGCGACGCAATTGCTGCTGTCGGCGCATGCCGCCGAGATCGTGGTCCACGCCTTGTCCGGCGAGCGCGGGATCGCGCTCGATCCTGCGGCCGACCTCCAGCGGGTGCGGTTGCAATCGGTCAAGGCGCGCATGGATGCCGATCTCGCTTATCCCTGGAGCATCGACGAGCTGGCGCGGAATGCGGGGCTGAGCCGCCGGTCCTTCAACCAGAAATTCCAGATGGCGTATGGCGAGAGCGCGATCGACTATTTGCGGGCTCGCCGGCTCGATGCCGCACGTGACTTGCTGATTCATCAACGCTTGTCGGTCACCGAGGCGGCCTTTCGGGTCGGCTATGCCCATCCGGCCAATTTCGCGACGGCGTTCCGCAGGCACTTCGGCTATTCGCCGAGCCGCTGTCAGTGA
- a CDS encoding helix-turn-helix transcriptional regulator: protein MSAVDAVDYGREALDFIEGLGTYRKVPDAMNALEAAFGRFGFETIIVTGLPNPDQRFAQMVLAKRWPAGWFNLYTQNNYDRVDPVVRLCRQSVNPFEWAEAPYDAELEPDAAEVMNRATDFRMSRGFIVPIHGLTGYEAAVSLGGVHLDLNPRSKPALHLMAMYGFDHIRRLLDPAPHLSTRLTPREREVIAWASQGKSAWEIGEILHITQRTAEEHLATAARKLGAVNRTHAVALAIRNKIINP, encoded by the coding sequence ATGTCCGCCGTAGACGCCGTAGATTATGGCCGGGAAGCGCTCGACTTCATCGAAGGCCTGGGGACCTATCGCAAGGTACCTGACGCCATGAATGCGCTTGAGGCGGCGTTCGGTCGCTTCGGCTTCGAGACCATCATCGTGACGGGGTTGCCGAATCCCGATCAGCGGTTCGCGCAGATGGTGCTTGCCAAGCGCTGGCCGGCAGGATGGTTCAATCTCTACACCCAGAACAATTACGACCGCGTCGACCCCGTCGTGCGGCTGTGCCGGCAATCGGTCAATCCGTTCGAATGGGCGGAAGCGCCTTATGATGCCGAGCTCGAGCCGGACGCGGCCGAGGTGATGAACCGTGCCACCGATTTTCGCATGTCGCGCGGCTTCATCGTGCCGATCCACGGGCTCACCGGCTACGAGGCGGCGGTGTCGCTCGGCGGCGTCCATCTCGACCTCAATCCCCGCAGCAAGCCGGCGTTGCACCTGATGGCAATGTATGGCTTCGACCATATTCGCCGCCTGCTCGATCCGGCGCCGCATCTCTCGACGCGTCTCACCCCGCGCGAGCGCGAGGTGATCGCCTGGGCCTCGCAGGGCAAGTCGGCCTGGGAAATCGGCGAGATCCTGCACATCACGCAGCGTACCGCCGAAGAGCATCTTGCAACCGCCGCGCGCAAGCTCGGTGCCGTCAACCGTACGCATGCGGTTGCACTGGCGATTCGCAACAAGATCATCAATCCCTAA
- a CDS encoding ABC transporter ATP-binding protein, producing MSETVMADTLLDVDGIETCYGLSQVLFGLSLSIKAGEMVSLMGRNGMGKTTTIRSIMGLTPARAGTIRFAGAEVRQLPSYRIAKLGVGLVPEGRQIFPNLTVRENLVAAAADRFGSSNPWTLAAIYVMFPRLAERAANMGNQLSGGEQQMLAIGRALMTNPKLLILDEATEGLAPLIREEIWNCLSLLKSRGQSILVVDKNVDHLARICDRHYIIERGKTVWSGTSVELMAEPDLQHKYLGI from the coding sequence ATGTCTGAAACGGTGATGGCTGACACGCTGCTCGACGTCGACGGCATCGAGACCTGCTACGGCCTCTCCCAGGTGCTGTTCGGCCTGTCGCTGTCGATCAAGGCGGGCGAGATGGTCTCGCTGATGGGCCGCAACGGCATGGGCAAGACCACGACCATCCGCTCCATCATGGGCCTCACTCCGGCGCGCGCCGGAACGATCCGCTTCGCCGGCGCAGAAGTCCGGCAGCTGCCGTCCTACAGAATTGCAAAACTCGGGGTCGGCCTCGTCCCCGAGGGGCGCCAGATCTTCCCGAACCTCACGGTGCGCGAAAATCTGGTCGCGGCCGCAGCCGATCGCTTCGGCAGCAGCAATCCCTGGACGCTCGCCGCGATCTACGTGATGTTTCCGCGCCTCGCCGAGCGTGCCGCCAACATGGGCAACCAGCTCTCTGGCGGCGAGCAGCAGATGCTCGCGATCGGCCGCGCGCTGATGACCAACCCAAAACTGCTGATCCTCGACGAAGCGACCGAAGGCCTCGCCCCGCTGATCCGCGAAGAAATCTGGAACTGCCTGTCGCTGCTCAAGAGCCGGGGACAGTCGATCCTGGTCGTCGACAAGAACGTCGATCACCTCGCCCGCATCTGCGACCGCCACTACATCATCGAGCGCGGCAAGACGGTGTGGAGCGGCACGTCCGTCGAGCTGATGGCGGAGCCGGATCTCCAGCACAAATATCTGGGCATCTGA
- a CDS encoding branched-chain amino acid ABC transporter permease yields the protein MKAFTVSKAVTALMLAGLVLLPLYSQLSGNIFILTLFTRIVILALAAASLNLIMGFGGMMSFGHAAYLGIGGYAVGMLAQEGVGSGFIQFPVALAASAIYALVIGALSLRTRGVYFIMITLAFAQMAYYVASGLARYGGDDGLTVYKRSDFSGLINLSNRTQFYYLCLACLFAVIVLIWRIVNSRFGLVLQGLRSNEQRMQAIGFPAKRYQLVCFVISGTMCGLAGALLANNTDFVSPAVMYWTRSGDLMVMVILGGMGTLFGPVMGAVVFLLLEEFLSQITEYWALIMGPLLLLIVLFGRGGIMGLLGRLNRG from the coding sequence ATGAAGGCTTTCACTGTGAGCAAGGCCGTGACGGCCCTGATGCTGGCGGGCCTCGTGCTGCTGCCGCTCTATTCGCAGCTGTCCGGCAACATCTTCATCCTGACGCTGTTTACCCGCATCGTCATCCTGGCGCTGGCGGCCGCGAGCCTCAACCTCATCATGGGCTTTGGCGGCATGATGAGCTTCGGCCACGCCGCCTATCTCGGCATCGGCGGCTACGCGGTCGGCATGCTCGCGCAGGAAGGCGTCGGCTCCGGCTTCATCCAGTTCCCGGTCGCGCTCGCGGCTTCCGCGATCTATGCGCTGGTGATCGGCGCGCTCTCGCTTCGTACGCGTGGCGTCTACTTCATCATGATCACGCTGGCGTTTGCGCAGATGGCCTATTACGTCGCCTCGGGCCTCGCACGTTACGGCGGCGATGACGGTCTCACCGTCTACAAGCGCAGCGACTTCTCCGGCCTGATCAACCTGTCGAACCGCACGCAGTTCTATTATCTCTGCCTCGCCTGCCTGTTCGCCGTGATCGTCCTGATCTGGCGCATCGTCAATTCGCGCTTCGGCCTCGTCTTGCAGGGGCTGCGCTCCAACGAGCAGCGCATGCAGGCGATCGGCTTTCCGGCAAAACGCTACCAGCTCGTCTGCTTCGTCATCTCAGGCACGATGTGCGGCCTTGCCGGCGCGCTGCTTGCCAACAACACCGATTTCGTCAGCCCGGCCGTGATGTACTGGACCCGCTCCGGTGACCTCATGGTGATGGTGATCCTGGGGGGCATGGGCACGCTGTTCGGCCCGGTGATGGGCGCGGTGGTGTTTTTGCTGCTGGAAGAATTCCTGTCGCAGATCACCGAATACTGGGCGCTGATCATGGGCCCGCTGTTGCTGCTGATCGTGCTGTTCGGCCGCGGCGGCATCATGGGCCTGCTCGGGAGGCTCAATCGTGGCTGA
- a CDS encoding acyl-homoserine-lactone synthase, with protein MIHAISSVNRHLYEDVLEQHFRLRHDIFVEERHWETLRRPDCREVDSYDDEDTVYLLALEGRRVVGGHRLYPTTKPSMMSEVFPHLASVRGCPANPLVWEWSRYFVVRDRRDGALNLQLMAAVQEFCLNQGIAQVSAIMETWWLPRFHEAGFVVTPLGLPALVENAWTMAATIDIRRETLDALHDRIGMDSIVQQDGPRLDAVARANLCGLAAAQRKSA; from the coding sequence ATGATTCACGCAATTTCTTCGGTCAATCGCCACCTTTACGAAGACGTACTCGAACAGCACTTCCGACTACGCCACGACATCTTCGTCGAGGAGCGGCACTGGGAAACTCTGCGCCGGCCTGATTGCCGCGAGGTCGATTCCTACGACGACGAGGACACCGTCTATCTGCTCGCGCTGGAAGGCCGGCGCGTCGTCGGCGGTCACCGGCTCTACCCCACCACCAAGCCCTCGATGATGAGTGAGGTCTTCCCGCATCTGGCATCGGTTCGCGGTTGCCCTGCGAATCCGCTGGTCTGGGAATGGTCGCGCTACTTCGTCGTGCGCGATCGCCGCGACGGCGCTCTCAACCTGCAACTGATGGCGGCGGTGCAGGAGTTCTGCCTCAATCAGGGCATCGCGCAGGTCAGCGCGATCATGGAGACGTGGTGGCTGCCGCGCTTCCATGAGGCCGGCTTCGTCGTGACGCCGCTCGGTCTGCCTGCGCTGGTGGAGAACGCCTGGACCATGGCGGCGACCATCGACATTCGCCGCGAGACCCTCGATGCCCTGCATGATCGCATCGGCATGGATTCGATCGTACAACAGGACGGCCCGCGTCTGGACGCCGTCGCCCGTGCCAACCTCTGCGGCCTTGCTGCCGCGCAACGAAAGAGCGCCTGA